From Sphingopyxis sp. USTB-05, the proteins below share one genomic window:
- a CDS encoding response regulator transcription factor: protein MTGAALVHVIDDDAGMRGALGSLLRSAGFEVALHASTDAFRAAAVVDAPSCLILDIRLRGENGLDFQDWLAAERREIPVILVTGHGDIPMTVRGMKAGAIDFLPKPFSDEQLLRAVANGIEKSRERREAGAETARLRQGYGKLTPREAEVMSLVVTGLMNKQVAARLSLSEITVKIHRGNVMKKMEAQSLADLVRMAEQLGIRDESIHRFNI from the coding sequence ATGACGGGTGCTGCACTGGTTCATGTGATCGACGACGATGCCGGGATGCGCGGTGCACTGGGCAGCTTGCTGCGTTCCGCGGGTTTCGAGGTCGCGCTTCACGCCTCGACCGATGCGTTTCGGGCGGCGGCCGTCGTTGATGCGCCGTCCTGCCTGATACTCGACATCCGTCTGCGAGGTGAAAACGGCCTCGACTTTCAGGATTGGCTTGCGGCTGAACGGCGCGAGATTCCGGTGATCCTCGTCACCGGTCACGGCGACATTCCGATGACCGTGCGCGGCATGAAGGCGGGCGCGATCGATTTTCTGCCCAAGCCCTTCAGCGATGAGCAACTGCTTCGCGCGGTCGCGAACGGGATAGAAAAAAGTAGGGAGCGGCGCGAAGCGGGTGCCGAGACCGCCAGGTTGAGGCAGGGCTATGGCAAGCTGACCCCGCGCGAGGCCGAAGTGATGAGCCTTGTCGTCACCGGCCTGATGAACAAGCAGGTCGCCGCGCGGCTTAGCCTGTCGGAAATCACTGTGAAGATCCACCGCGGTAACGTGATGAAGAAGATGGAAGCCCAGTCGCTCGCCGACCTTGTCCGAATGGCCGAACAGCTCGGCATTCGCGACGAGAGCATCCACCGCTTTAACATCTGA
- a CDS encoding response regulator transcription factor: MSVSRAIVPTIAIVDDDPDVRGSIDSLLRSAMMNPRCFASAEEMLAAGIEDDLACIVTDLHMPGMTGLELQAEAGRRGWSVPIIIMTAYPTEIVRGQAEKAGAVAFLTKPVDPEGLLDAIERAVR, from the coding sequence GTGTCTGTTTCCCGCGCCATCGTGCCCACTATCGCGATCGTCGACGATGACCCCGACGTCCGGGGCAGCATCGACAGCCTTCTTCGCTCGGCGATGATGAACCCGCGCTGTTTTGCCAGTGCCGAGGAGATGTTGGCAGCGGGAATCGAGGATGATCTCGCCTGCATCGTCACCGACCTGCATATGCCCGGAATGACCGGGCTGGAACTTCAAGCCGAAGCCGGCCGTCGCGGCTGGAGCGTCCCGATAATCATCATGACCGCCTATCCGACCGAGATCGTCCGGGGACAGGCAGAGAAGGCCGGCGCGGTGGCTTTCCTGACCAAGCCGGTCGATCCCGAGGGCCTGCTCGATGCGATCGAGAGGGCGGTCCGCTAG
- a CDS encoding sugar transferase, protein MNTIAHDFRNSVVVHFQSKPSKEMVRLRLIALLVILDILSIQLVFVAVNQMFIGTTMLRGLGFAVGSVIPIFLISAFMVRAYSGPGILRPSASIGGILLALMISATVLGLMIFSLGAGPHISRPGVATTFALAAVMMSAVHYYHARYANKILDGSLYSVIELYDGPLPRTDDDIEVDSNFFFDPVNPSPASFDRLSHIIGRVDRVIVHCSTQRRAAWADVLQGMNVHAEFMAKEWTDIRPLGIGEHNGSRTVVVARGPLNLHDRIIKRSFDIAFSVAALILLTPVMLVAAIAIRLDSPGPVFFVQPRIGRQNQLFSLIKFRSMRQDCCDKAGSQSTSRQDQRVTRIGNFIRRTSIDELPQFINILKGDMSVVGPRPHAVSSTAEDRLFWDIDNRYWHRHACRPGLTGLAQIQGLRGATACVKDLVDRVEADLQYLQSWSFWNDIRIVFQTFKVIVHVNTF, encoded by the coding sequence ATGAACACGATCGCGCATGATTTTCGCAATTCCGTCGTCGTTCATTTCCAGAGCAAGCCGTCCAAAGAGATGGTCCGCTTGCGCTTGATCGCGCTTCTTGTGATTCTCGATATCCTGTCGATCCAGCTTGTATTCGTTGCCGTGAACCAGATGTTCATCGGAACCACCATGTTACGTGGGCTGGGCTTTGCGGTGGGTTCGGTCATTCCGATCTTCCTGATCAGCGCGTTCATGGTGCGCGCCTACTCGGGGCCTGGTATCTTACGGCCAAGCGCCTCGATCGGCGGTATCCTGTTGGCCTTGATGATCAGCGCAACCGTGCTCGGGCTGATGATTTTCTCCCTGGGCGCCGGACCGCATATATCCCGCCCCGGGGTTGCGACGACATTCGCGCTTGCGGCGGTGATGATGTCGGCGGTCCACTATTACCATGCCAGATACGCGAACAAGATTCTCGACGGCTCGCTCTATTCGGTCATCGAACTTTATGATGGCCCGCTTCCTCGGACCGACGACGATATCGAGGTCGATTCCAACTTCTTCTTTGATCCCGTCAATCCCTCGCCCGCGAGCTTTGACCGGCTGTCGCACATAATCGGCCGCGTCGATCGCGTGATCGTACATTGCTCCACCCAGCGTCGCGCGGCATGGGCGGACGTGCTTCAAGGAATGAATGTCCACGCCGAGTTCATGGCAAAGGAATGGACCGATATACGGCCCCTGGGCATTGGAGAGCATAATGGCAGCCGCACCGTCGTCGTCGCGCGGGGCCCGCTCAATCTGCACGATCGCATCATCAAGCGCAGCTTCGATATCGCTTTTTCTGTCGCTGCACTGATTCTGCTCACACCAGTGATGCTGGTCGCCGCCATCGCCATCAGGCTGGACAGTCCCGGACCCGTGTTTTTCGTTCAGCCGCGGATCGGGCGCCAGAATCAGCTCTTCAGCCTGATCAAGTTCCGCAGCATGCGCCAGGACTGCTGTGACAAGGCCGGTTCCCAGTCAACCAGCAGGCAGGATCAGCGCGTAACGCGGATCGGCAATTTCATTCGACGGACAAGCATCGACGAACTGCCACAGTTCATCAACATATTGAAAGGCGACATGAGCGTTGTCGGGCCGCGTCCGCACGCCGTAAGCTCGACGGCCGAAGACCGGCTCTTCTGGGATATCGACAACCGATATTGGCACCGGCACGCCTGCCGCCCTGGCCTGACCGGTCTTGCTCAGATTCAGGGGCTGCGCGGAGCGACCGCCTGTGTAAAGGATCTCGTCGACCGCGTCGAAGCCGACCTGCAATATCTGCAGTCCTGGTCCTTCTGGAACGACATCAGGATCGTGTTTCAAACGTTCAAGGTCATCGTGCACGTCAATACTTTCTGA